Proteins encoded by one window of Channa argus isolate prfri chromosome 13, Channa argus male v1.0, whole genome shotgun sequence:
- the otud3 gene encoding OTU domain-containing protein 3 isoform X1 gives MSRKQSSKPVRSNKKSEMERKRDERAARRAIVKDRKNRPQDSDEGAEFASFSNQLQALGLKLREVPGDGNCLFRALGDQLEGHSRGHLRLRQETVQYMMSHRQDFEPFVEDDVPFAQHLSNLSQPGTFAGNDAIVAFARSQQVKVVIHQLNTPLWEINGAEKLVCRELHIAYRYGDHYDSVRQIGDNSESPAQLRIENLQNSRGQQREFGDGQRGRQKHPSPTASEEDSVILSSIKNRGIQGDEENLLHLSAATINAEWLVGSVLDQSCQGQCALGSCSACRATAEATDCSEPKQSAEGSNVQKVKVSNKQRKEQQRQEKKKRQEERHRQKFLQSKGGQDQNQNLPEAVTLVPALNTLSI, from the exons ATGTCTAGGAAACAATCGTCAAAGCCTGTGCGGAGCAATAAAAAGAGCGAAATGGAACGCAAGAGGGATGAGCGGGCAGCACGCCGGGCCATTGTAAAAGACCGCAAGAACCGGCCTCAGGATAGTGATGAAGGAGCAGAGTTTGCCAGTTTCTCCAATCAGCTTCAAGCACTGGGGCTCAAGTTGAGAGAAGTACCTGGAGATGG AAATTGCCTGTTCCGAGCTCTAGGCGACCAGTTAGAGGGTCACTCCCGGGGTCACCTGCGGCTTCGCCAGGAGACAGTTCAGTATATGATGTCTCATCGACAAGACTTTGAGCCATTTGTTGAGGATGACGTGCCCTTTGCACAGCACT TGTCCAATCTCTCTCAGCCTGGTACGTTTGCTGGCAATGACGCTATTGTGGCCTTTGCTCGCAGTCAGCAAGTGAAAGTGGTCATCCATCAGCTGAACACACCACTGTGGGAG atAAATGGTGCTGAGAAGCTGGTGTGCAGAGAACTTCACATTGCCTACCGCTATGGAGATCATTATGACAGTGTGAGACAGATTGGAGACAACTCAGAGAGTCCTGCACAGCTCCGCATAGAG AATCTGCAGAATTCACGTGGCCAGCAGCGTGAGTTTGGGGACGGTCAGAGGGGCAGACAGAAACACCCTTCCCCCACAGCCTCAGAAGAGGACAGTGTGATCCTGAGCTCCATCAAGAATCGAGGAATCCAGG GTGACGAGGAGAACCTGCTTCATCTGAGTGCGGCAACCATAAATGCTGAGTGGCTTGTTGGCTCAGTGCTGGACCAGTCCTGCCAGGGCCAGTGTGCCTTAGGATCCTGCTCCGCCTGCAGAGCCACAGCTGAGGCCACAGACTGCAGTGAACCAAAGCAGTCAGCAGAGGGCAGCAATGTACAAAAAGTTAAG GTGTCCAATAAGCAGAGGAAAGAGCAGCAACGGCAAGAGAAGAAGAAGCGTCAGGAGGAGAGGCATCGGCAGAAGTTTCTCCAGAGCAAAGGAGGCcaagaccaaaaccaaaacctGCCAGAGGCTGTTACTTTAGTACCAGCTCTTAACACTCTTAGTATATAG
- the otud3 gene encoding OTU domain-containing protein 3 isoform X2, giving the protein MSRKQSSKPVRSNKKSEMERKRDERAARRAIVKDRKNRPQDSDEGAEFASFSNQLQALGLKLREVPGDGNCLFRALGDQLEGHSRGHLRLRQETVQYMMSHRQDFEPFVEDDVPFAQHLSNLSQPGTFAGNDAIVAFARSQQVKVVIHQLNTPLWEINGAEKLVCRELHIAYRYGDHYDSVRQIGDNSESPAQLRIENLQNSRGQQREFGDGQRGRQKHPSPTASEEDSVILSSIKNRGIQGDEENLLHLSAATINAEWLVGSVLDQSCQGQCALGSCSACRATAEATDCSEPKQSAEGSNVQKVSNKQRKEQQRQEKKKRQEERHRQKFLQSKGGQDQNQNLPEAVTLVPALNTLSI; this is encoded by the exons ATGTCTAGGAAACAATCGTCAAAGCCTGTGCGGAGCAATAAAAAGAGCGAAATGGAACGCAAGAGGGATGAGCGGGCAGCACGCCGGGCCATTGTAAAAGACCGCAAGAACCGGCCTCAGGATAGTGATGAAGGAGCAGAGTTTGCCAGTTTCTCCAATCAGCTTCAAGCACTGGGGCTCAAGTTGAGAGAAGTACCTGGAGATGG AAATTGCCTGTTCCGAGCTCTAGGCGACCAGTTAGAGGGTCACTCCCGGGGTCACCTGCGGCTTCGCCAGGAGACAGTTCAGTATATGATGTCTCATCGACAAGACTTTGAGCCATTTGTTGAGGATGACGTGCCCTTTGCACAGCACT TGTCCAATCTCTCTCAGCCTGGTACGTTTGCTGGCAATGACGCTATTGTGGCCTTTGCTCGCAGTCAGCAAGTGAAAGTGGTCATCCATCAGCTGAACACACCACTGTGGGAG atAAATGGTGCTGAGAAGCTGGTGTGCAGAGAACTTCACATTGCCTACCGCTATGGAGATCATTATGACAGTGTGAGACAGATTGGAGACAACTCAGAGAGTCCTGCACAGCTCCGCATAGAG AATCTGCAGAATTCACGTGGCCAGCAGCGTGAGTTTGGGGACGGTCAGAGGGGCAGACAGAAACACCCTTCCCCCACAGCCTCAGAAGAGGACAGTGTGATCCTGAGCTCCATCAAGAATCGAGGAATCCAGG GTGACGAGGAGAACCTGCTTCATCTGAGTGCGGCAACCATAAATGCTGAGTGGCTTGTTGGCTCAGTGCTGGACCAGTCCTGCCAGGGCCAGTGTGCCTTAGGATCCTGCTCCGCCTGCAGAGCCACAGCTGAGGCCACAGACTGCAGTGAACCAAAGCAGTCAGCAGAGGGCAGCAATGTACAAAAA GTGTCCAATAAGCAGAGGAAAGAGCAGCAACGGCAAGAGAAGAAGAAGCGTCAGGAGGAGAGGCATCGGCAGAAGTTTCTCCAGAGCAAAGGAGGCcaagaccaaaaccaaaacctGCCAGAGGCTGTTACTTTAGTACCAGCTCTTAACACTCTTAGTATATAG